One stretch of Zingiber officinale cultivar Zhangliang chromosome 6B, Zo_v1.1, whole genome shotgun sequence DNA includes these proteins:
- the LOC121989358 gene encoding phosphoribulokinase, chloroplastic-like yields MASCTVHTVPSLHSCSISRPAAKTYNFGFSQRHHQFIFFHSGRKSAFVCSAEKTVVIGLAADSGCGKSTFMRRLTSVFGGAAEPPKGGNPDSNTLISDTTTVICLDDYHSLDRTGRKEKGVTALDPRANNFDLMYEQVKAIKDGVAVEKPIYNHVTGLLDPPELIKPPKILVIEGLHPMYDSRVRDLLDFSIYLDISNEVKFAWKIQRDMAERGHSLESIKASIEARKPDFDAYIDPQKQYADAVIEVLPTQLIPDDNEGKVLRVRLIMKEGVKHFAPVYLFDEGSTISWIPCGRKLTCSYPGINFFYSPETYFSNEVSMLEMDGQFERLDELIYVESHLSNLSTKFYGEVTQQMLKHSDFPGSNNGTGLFQTIVGLKIRDLYEQIVAERAAASVAAAKL; encoded by the exons ATGGCAAGTTGCACAGTCCACACTGTTCCTTCCCTCCATTCCTGCTCCATCTCAAGGCCAGCTGCCAAGACCTACAACTTTGGCTTCAGCCAAAGGCATCATCAGTTTATCTTCTTCCACAGTGGAAGGAAGAGCGCTTTTGTGTGCTCTGCCGAGAAGACAGTGGTGATAGGGCTGGCAGCAGACTCAGGGTGTGGCAAGAGCACCTTCATGAGGAGGCTGACCAGTGTGTTTGGGGGAGCAGCAGAACCGCCCAAGGGAGGGAATCCAGACTCCAATACCTTGATCAGTGACACCACCACTGTCATATGCCTTGATGACTACCACTCCCTGGACAGGACCGGAAGGAAGGAGAAGGGGGTGACTGCATTGGACCCAAGGGCCAACAACTTCGACCTCATGTATGAGCAGGTGAAGGCTATCAAGGATGGAGTGGCCGTGGAGAAGCCCATCTATAACCATGTAACTGGTCTACTGGATCCCCCTGAGCTCATCAAGCCACCCAAGATCCTGGTCATTGAAGGATTGCACCCTAT GTACGATTCCCGTGTGAGGGATCTCTTGGACTTCAGCATCTACTTGGATATCAGCAACGAGGTCAAGTTTGCATGGAAAATTCAG AGAGATATGGCAGAACGAGGACACAGCCTTGAAAGCATCAAAGCCAGCATTGAAGCCCGAAAACCTGATTTTGATGCTTACATCG ATCCACAGAAGCAATATGCTGACGCTGTGATTGAAGTCCTACCAACGCAATTAATCCCTGATGACAATGAAGGGAAGGTGTTGCGCGTGAGGTTGATCATGAAAGAAGGGGTGAAGCACTTTGCTCCCGTCTACCTCTTTGATGAAGGCTCCACTATTTCTTGGATTCCTTGCGGCAGGAAACTCACTTGCTCCTACCCTGGCATCAATTTCTTCTATAGCCCTGAGACATATTTCTCCAACGAG GTCTCAATGTTGGAGATGGACGGGCAGTTTGAGAGGTTAGACGAGCTGATCTATGTGGAGAGCCATCTTAGTAACTTATCGACTAAGTTCTACGGCGAGGTAACGCAACAGATGTTGAAGCACTCAGACTTCCCAGGCAGCAACAATGGCACTGGTCTCTTCCAAACCATTGTCGGATTGAAGATCAGAGATTTGTATGAGCAAATCGTTGCTGAGAGGGCAGCAGCTTCGGTTGCAGCAGCTAAACTTTGA